The sequence ACCGCGACTCGGCCGGGCTGAGCCTTCTCGACTGCTTCTACTACGTCGTGGTCTCCCTCTCCACCACGGGATACGGCGACATCGCCCCGGTCTCCGAGTCGGCCCGCCTGCTCAACGTCCTCTACATCACGCCCGCCCGGGTCATATTTCTGATCATCCTGGTCGGCACCACCCTGGAAGTCCTGACCGAGCAGTACCGGACCGGCCTTCGCCTGTCGCGGTGGAGGAGAGCTGTGAAGGACCACGTCATCATCTGCGGCTACGGCACCAAGGGCCGCAGCGCGATCTCCGCCCTGCTCGAGAACGGTTTCGACAAGTCCAGGATTGTGGTGGTCGAGCGCAGCGGCGCTGCCCTACGGCAGGCCACCTCGGCCGGTCTGGTGGCGATCGAGGGATCGGCGACCCGCTCGGCCACCCTCAACGAGGCACACATCCGGACCGCCAAGGCAGTGATCATCGCGACCGACAGTGACGACGCCGCGGTGTTGGTGGCGCTGACCGTCCGGCAGCTCACCGCCGGACAGGTGCGGATCATCGCCGCGGCCCGGGAAGCGGAGAACGCCCCGCTGCTCAAACAGAGCGGCGCCCATCACGTGATCGTCTCGTCGGCGACCGCCGGTCGGCTGCTGGGCCTCTCCACCTCCGCGCCGCCGCTGATCGAGGTCGTGGAGGATCTGCTCACACCCGGTCAGGGTATGGCGCTCGCGATGCGTTCGGCCGAGCGGCACGAGGTCGGCCGTTCCCCCCGCGAGCTGGACACCCTCGTCATTGCGCTCGTGCGGCGGGGCAAGGTGGTCACCCTCGCCGATCGGGCCGGTGGGGTCATCGAAACCGGCGACATGCTCGTGCACGTCCGCGACGACCGTCGGACCTCCACGCCGGTGTCCTGAGCGTCCACGCCGCTTCCGGAACGCGGTACGCAGCCCGCGTTCCGGATGCAGCGTGCACCGAGCGGCCGGCTACCCGACGTGCGCGGGCGCCAGCGTGCGGCTCAGTTGATCGTCCAGGTGTCGCCGCTGTGCAACAGGCCGGCGAACTGTTGCTCCCGAGTCTCGGTCACCGTTGCCCGGGCGGCGTCGAGCTGCTCCTGCACGACGCTGTCGTACGACGGCCGCCGCACCGAACGGAACACGCCGATCGGGGTGTTGCGCAGGTCCAGACCCGGCAGCCGGGACAGGGCGAACGCGTACGCCGGATCGGCGACGGTGGCGTCGTGGATCACGATCTCCTCCGCCGCGGTGGCAGCGGTATCGCGGACCTCCAGGCCGAAGCCGCCGGGCGGGTGTACGACGCAGAACTGCCCGTCCCGGCCGAACGTGATCGGTTGGTTGTGCTCCAGCCGGATCAGCGCGTCGTCGCGGGTGGCGGGCCCCTTGAGTTGTTCGAAGGCGCCGTCGTTGAAGATGTTGCAGTTCTGGTAGATCTCCACGAACGCGGAGCCCTCGTGCTCGGCGGCGGCCCGAAGCACCGACTGCAGGTGCTTGCGGTCGGAGTCGATGGTGCGGGCCACAAACGTGGCCTCGGCGCCCAGCGCGAGCGAGAGCGGGTTGAACGGTGCGTCCGCCGAGCCGACCGGGGTCGACTTGGTGACCTTGCCAACCTCGGAGGTGGGGGAGTACTGCCCCTTGGTCAGGCCGTAGATCCGGTTGTTGAACAGCAGGATCTTCAGGTTGACGTTACGCCGCAGCGCGTGGATCAAATGGTTGCCGCCGATCGACAACGCGTCGCCGTCGCCGGTGACCACCCAGACGGAGAGGTCGGGGCGGGTGGCGGAGAGCCCGGTGGCGATCGCTGGAGCGCGGCCGTGAATCGAGTGTATCCCGTACGTGTTCATGTAGTACGGGAAACGCGACGAGCAACCGATACCGGAGACGAAGACGATTCGCTCGCGGGGAATGTTCAGCTCCGGCATGAAGCTCTGGACGGCGGCGAGGATCGCGTAGTCACCGCAGCCGGGGCACCACCGCACCTCCTGGTTGGACTTGAAGTCCTTGGCGGTGAGCTTGAGGGCGACGGGCTCAGACATTCTTCAGGACCTCTTCCAGCATCGTCTCCAGCTCGTTGGCGGTGAACGGCAGGCCGTGTACCTGGTTGTAGCCGATCGCGTCGACCAGGTACCGGGCGCGGATCACGTGGGCGAGCTGACCGAGGTTCATCTCGGGGATGACCACCCGTTCGTAGGAGCGCAGCACCTCGCCGAGGTTCGCCGGCATCGGGGCGAGGTGCCGCAGGTGTGCCTGGGCGACGGAGAGCCCGCGTTGGCGGAGGCCCCGGCAGGCCGCGCCGATCGGCCCGTACGTGGATCCCCAGCCGAGCACCAGCACCTGAGCGTCACCGTCCGGGTCCTCGACCTCAAGGTCGGGCACCGGGATGGCCTCGATCCGGGCGGCGCGGGTCCGCACCATGAGGTCGTGGTTGGCCGGGTCGTACGAGATGTCGCCGGTCTTGTCGGCCTTCTCCAGTCCGCCGATGCGGTGCTCCAGGCCGGGTGTGCCGGGGACAGCCCACGGCCGGGCCAGGGTCTCCGGGTCCCGCAGGTAGGGCAGGAAGGTGGCACCGTCCTCGCCGTTGGGCCGGGTGGCGAAGTCGACTCGCAGGTCGGGCAGGGACTCGACGTCGGGGAGCAGCCACGGCTCCGAGCCGTTGGCGACGTAGTTGTCGGAGAGGAGGATCACCGGCGTGCGGTAGGTCAGCGCGATCCGGGCCGCCTCCAACGCCGCGTAGAAGCAGTCGGCCGGGGATTTTGGCGCGAGCACCGCCACCGGCGCCTCGCCGTGTCGGCCGAAGAGGGCCATGTTCAGGTCGGCCTGCTCGGTCTTGGTCGGCATACCGGTTGACGGCCCGGCCCGCTGCACGTCCACGATGACCAGCGGCAGCTCCAGGGCCACCGCGAGGGAGATGGTCTCGCCCTTGAGCGCGACGCCGGGGCCGCTGGTGGTGGTGACGCCGAGCGCCCCGCCGTACGAGGCGCCCAGTGCCGCACCGATCGCCGCGATCTCGTCCTCGGCCTGCATGGTGAGTACGCCGAAACGCTTGTGTTTGCTCAGCTCGTGCAGGATGTCCGACGCTGGGGTGATCGGGTAGGCGCCGAGGAAGACCAGCAGCTCGGAGCGGACTCCGGCAGCCACCAGGCCGAGCGACAGCGCCATGTTGCCGGTGATGTTCCGATAGGTCCCGGGCTGCATTTTCGCCGGCTTGACCTCGTACCGGACCGCGAAGTCCTCGGTCGTCTCGCCGAAGTTCCAGCCGGCCTTGAACGCCGCGACGTTGGCCTCGACCAGCTCCGGCCGGGCCGCGAACTTGCGCTCCAGGAACCGCAGGGTCGACTCGTACGGCCGGGAGTACATCCAGCTCAGCAGGCCCAGCGCGAACATGTTCTTGGCCCGCTCGGCGTCCTTCTTGGACACCTCGTGGTCGGCGAGCGCGCCGACGGTCATCGAGGTCAACGCCACCGGGTGCACCGTGTAGCCCGCGAGTGAGTCGTCCTCGAGTGGGTTGGTCTGGTAGCCGACTTTGGTCAGGTTACGTCGGGTGAACTCGTCGGTGTTGACGATGATGTCGGCCCCGCGTGGCAGATCGGCGAGGTTGGCCTTGAGCGCGGCCGGGTTCATCGCGACCAGGACGTTGGGCGAGTCGCCGGGGGTGAGGATGTCATAGTCGGCGAAGTGCACCTGGAAGCTCGACACCCCGGGTAGCGTCCCGGCGGGCGCGCGGATCTCCGCGGGGAAGTTGGGCAGCGTGGAGATGTCGTTGCCGAGTTGGGCGGTTTCGGAGGTGAATCGGTCACCGGTGAGCTGCATCCCGTCGCCGGAATCCCCGGCGAAGCGGATGACCACGCGGTCCAGTTGGCGGATTTTCTTGGTCACGACCGCACCTCGCTTCGGTCGGCGCGGTCGCCCGGGTCGCCGCACTCGCTCCTGACCTCGCCTTGCCCGGTCACATGGCCTCCTCGGCGCGCCGCCGTGACCCACCTCGTGTGGTTGTCCGGCCTGCTGTCGTTTCTCACCTGAGAGCCTACGTCGGATCACCTCGTCGCTATCTCGAGAGGTCCGCCGACTGGGACTGGATTTGGCGAACAGATGACCGATTTGTTGCCTTTCTCAACCCCCTGCCGTAATCCAGATCACCGTTGCTCCGTCGCCCTCGCCGGCTGCGGGTCGCCGCCGACCCCCTGTTGGTTGCCCGCGGGGCCTCGGATGAGCAATGGGTTTGCGGAAGGGGTGTTGCTCGCCTGTCGACGCAGCCCGGCAAGAGAGTGGTATATGACCGATATGGTAGATCTAATGGTATTAGACCCCATTTCTAATGGGGGGTATGCGACGTCATGTCGGGTGGCGCGGGTCACCGTCGGCGGGGAATCGCTGACGGGGTCGGGCGGTTATACCTGGCGTAACCATGCGGGGCAGCCGACGCGCACCCCTGCCAGACCGTCGGTCACCGGCGGTCGCCCCCGGACCCCGGAATGCGTCAGGGCCGGCGGTGGTTACATCCCCGGGCCGCCCGAGGAGCACCCCTCACCGGGCCGGGCCCCCTGATTTCTCATCGAACCACCTCTCCTGACCCGCTGGCGCACCCCCGCGCTCGCGGGCACCCCCGAGCGGAAGGCTTCGATCACCATGCGTACCGACATCCTTCGCAAGACCGCCCTGACCGCTGCTGGCCTGATCGCCACCGGTGGCGCCATCGCCGCCCCCGCGACCGCCGCCTTCGCCGCCCCCACCACGCAGCCCACCGCGCAGAGCCAGCGCGACGGCACCCGCGTGCTCCCGGTCGACTACGAGGCCCAGCCGAACTTCTACTACTGCGGCCCCGCCGCCGCCCGCAACGCCCTGTCCGTACAGGGCAAGGACATCGACGTTGACGCGATGGCCGAGCGGATGGGCACCACCGAAGCCGGCACCGACTCCATCAACGACATCACCCCGGTGCTGAACACCGAGACCGGCACCGACGTGTACCGCAGCGTCGAGATCTCCACCCCGATGGCCGACGACACGCAGACCGACACCCTGCGCGAGGACATCATCCGCACCGTTGACGACGGCCGCGCCGTCGTGGCCAACATCGCCGGCACCGCCACCGACACCAGCGGCGACAGCCACTCCTTCGCCGGCGGCCACTACATCTCCGTCACCGGCTACCGCGACGCCGGCGACCAGGTGAGGATCGCCGACTCGGCGAACCCGAACACCGCCGAGTACTGGCTCACCACCGAAGACCTCGCGGACTGGATCGCCACCCGCGGCTACTCCACCAGCTGACCACCGACCAACCGACCAAGGGCCGGCCCCACGAGGGGCCGGCCCTTGGTCATCCCCGCGGCCGGACGGGTGCGGGCCGTAGGCCAGACCGGTAGTCTGAGCCACCGTGACCGGTTACCTGGGCTCATACGCGACGCTCGGGCTCCTGCTCCTCGCCAGCCTTCTCTTCTTCGGGACGGCCTTCTCCGTCAACCGGGTGTTGCGCCCGGCCCGCCCCGCCGAGCCACCCGGTAAGCGCGAGGCCTACGAATGCGGGCTGGACCCGGTGGGTGGTGACTGGGCCCAAGCCCAGATCCGTTACTACGTGTACGCCTACCTGTACGTGCTGTTCGCAGTCGAGGCGGTGTTTCTCTTTCCCTGGGCTGTGATCTTCGACCGGCGCGGCTATGGGCTGGTCACCGTGGTGGAGATGGCGATCTTCGTGGCGGTGCTGGCGCTGGGCATCCTCTACGCGTGGCGGAAGAACATCCTGCGCTGGACCTGACGACCGTTCGGCTACGCCGAGTCGGGCCTACGGTGGCGGCCCCACCCAGGGCGGGTCCGCAGCGGTGGCGGCTTCCCCGGTGCCGGCTCGGAGCGGTGGCGGTGCGTCAGGCCAGACCGCGCCGGGTGGCCGTGGGTGTGCGGTCCCCCCGGATAGTGGCCACCATGTCCAGGACCCGGCGGGTCGCCTGGACCTGGTGCGCCCGGAACACCCGGGCGCCCAGCCAGGCGGAGATCGCGGTGGCGGCGAGCGTGCCTTCCAGTCGTTCGACGGGCGGTAGATCCAGGGCCTCGCCGACGAAGTCCTTGTTCGACAGGGCGACCAGCAGCGGCCAGCCGGTACCGGCGAGTTCGTCGAGGCGGCGGGTGAGCTCCAAGGAGTGGTGGGTGTTCTTACCGAAGTCGTGGGCCGGGTCGATCAGGATGCCGTCGGGTCGTACCCCCAGCGACACGGCCCGCTCGGCGAGGCCGGTTACGGTCGCCACCACGTCTGCCAGCACGTCGTCGTAAGCGACCCGGTGCGGCCGGGTACGCGGCGTCAGTCCGCCCGCGTGCGAGCAGACCAACCCGGCACCGGTCTCCGCCGCGACCTGGGCCAGCGCTGGATCGGTGCCGGACCACGTGTCGTTCAACAGGTCGGCACCGGCGGCCACCGCCGCGACGGCTACCTCGGCACGCCAGGTGTCGATCGAGATGACCACGTCGGGGAAGGCGGCGCGGACCGCGGCGATGGTGGCCACGGTCCGGCGGATCTCCTCGGCCACGTCTACCTGGGCACCGGGGCCGGCCTTGACCCCGCCGATGTCGATGATGTCGGCACCCTCGGCAACCGCGCGCTCCACCGCGCGCAGCGCGCTCTCCTGCCCGAAGGTCGCGCCCCGATCGAAGAACGAGTCCGGGGTGCGGTTGATGATCGCCATGACCCCGAGCTCGCCTGGGCCGAAGGTGCGCCGGCCGAGCCGCAGTGTGTCCGCCATCCCGCCTCCCGAGAGGGTGTCGCCGGACCTCCCGGCCGTCACGACGCTAGTCGGTGACCATCGAGTCGGTCGGACCGGCGGTCGATTCGTCTGCTCACCGGTTATCCGGGGTGGTGGGGTCGCCCCGCCCCGGTCGGCGTGCCACGATCTGGTGCATGGGTCAGGTTCTGCTCCTGTTGGTCGTGGCGTTGACCGTCGCGGCGGTGGTTTTCGGTGTGGCGGTGCTGGTCACCGGTCGGGATCCCGGCCTTGTGCCGGCTGAGCCGGACGGGATGGCGGTGCCCCTGCCCAGCACCCGCCCGCTGCGGGAGACTGATGTTGGCCAGGTGCGGTTCGACACTGCGTTGCGCGGGTACCGCATGGCTCAGGTCGACCAGGCGATGCGTCGGGCGGCATACGACATTGGCTACAAGACGGAGCTGATCGGGGTGTTGGAGGCAGAGGTCACCGCGTTGCGGGAAGGGCGTAGCGCCGACGCTGAGACGCTCCTGCGCGCCCGGGAGCAGGCGCACTCCGCGGCCGCCGTCGACCCGCCCGATGGCGCAATCCAGCGGTCCGCGCCGAGCACCGGCGAGGCCGCTGGCGAGCCAGCGGACGAGGCCCGCTCCGGCGACGAGGCCCGGTCAGACTCCGAGGCCCGGTCAGACTCCGAGGCCCGGTCAGACTCCGAGGCCCGCTCCGGCGACGAGGCCCGGTCAGACTCCGAGGCCCGGTCAGACTCCGAGGCCCGCTCCGGCGACGAGGCCCGGGGCGAGTCGGCGGACGTAGCGGACTCGACAGCCCGGTCGGAGTCGGCGTGACGGCGGGGGGCGGCGCCGAGGAGTGGACCACCGCGGACGATGATGACCTGCGCAAGGTGGCGCAGCCAGGGGCCGCCGAGGTTTCCGCCGCGGTGATCGTGGACGCGTCGGCCGAGCGGGTCTTCGCGGCGCTCGTCTCCTGGGAACGACAGGGAGAATGGATCCCCTTCACCCAGGTCCGGGTGGTCGAGGGGGACGGCGGCGAGGGCAGCCTGGTCGAGGCGGTCACCGCGGTCGGGCCGGCCACACTCCGCGACGAGATGCGGGTGGTCCGGGTAGACGCACCGTACGAGGTGCGCGTGGTCCACTGCGGGAAGCTACTGCGTGGTCCCGGCGTGCTGCGGTGTACCCCGCTGGCCGGAGAGCGGACCCAGGTCGTCTGGCATGAGTGGTTCCATCTGCCGGGCGGGGCGGCTGGACGGGTCATGTGGCCCTTCCTGTGGCCCGGTTCGAAGGTCGGCCTGACACAGGCCCTCCGGCGATTCGGGCGGCGGGTGGAGCAGGGTCGCCTGCCCTGACCCGCAGGCCCGGCTACGGCCGGTCGTGGCCGGGGCGTCGGTGGAGTGTCGTAGCGTTGACGCGTGACTGACCTCGTGACGGGTGCTGACCTCGTGATTGGTGCTGACGGGTCATCCCGCTGTGCCTGGGGCGCGGGCACACCCGACTATGCCGTCTACCACGACACCGAGTGGGGTCGCCCGCTGCATGGCGACGACGCCCTCTATGAGCGGATGACGCTGGAGGCGTTCCAGTCCGGGCTGTCGTGGCTGACCATCCTGCGGAAGCGGGCTGCGTTCCGGGAGGCGTTCGACGGGTTCCGGATCGAGTCGGTAGCAGCCTTCTCCGGGGCGGATGTGGCCCGGCTCCTCGACGACACCGGCATCGTCCGCAACCGGGCCAAGATCGAGGCGGCGATCTCCAACGCGCGGGTCGCGCTGGAACTTCCGGTCGGGCTCTCCGCCCTGCTCTGGTCGTTCGCGCCGCCACCCCGGCGCGCCCGGCCGGCCTCGTTCGCGCAGGTGCCGGCGCTGACGGCGGAGTCCACCACGATGGCGAAGGCGCTGAAGAAGCGGGGCTTCAGGTTCGTCGGCCCGACCACGGCATACGCGCTGATGCAGGCCACCGGCATGGTCGACGACCATCTCGTCGGCTGCCACGTGGCCGGCTTTCGATGACGACGTGATGGGATGGACTGCATGACGACCGACACCGCGGACCGGACGACCCGTACCGACGGCGCGGACACCTGGGCCGTGCTGCTGCCGCCCGGGCGGTACGAGGCCGAGCGGCTTGTCCACCACGACACGCTCGAGCTGATCGGTGCCGAGGGAAGTCAGCCGCGCCTCGGCGACCAGGTGGCGGTGCTCGCCGACGCGCCGTCGAGGCTGGTCGCGCTGGGTCGGGTCACCGACGTCGGCGACCTGTGTCCGGAGGAACCGCCCGCGGAGCGGGTCGAGCCACGGCTGGTGATCACGTACACCCGACGGTCTTTCGACACCCCGGTGTCGGCCGATGCCCTGACGGTCGAGGGGCCGGTCACCCCGCTGGACCCGACGGCGTTCCAGGCGCTGGCCGACCAGCTCGGCCCGCCCCCGCCACGGCAGTCCTGGATGGTCAGTCTCAACCTGCCGATCGAGGCCGTGTCACCGGCGGAGGCGGTCCGGGAGTTCTGGGCCTACGTGCAGGAGCTGGGCCCCCGCGAGCTACCCGCATTCGTCTGGCCGTCCGGTAACGAGCTGGCCATGCAGGCGTTCGTCCTCGGCGAGGAGGCCAACCAGGATCCGGAGGAGGACGACTGACCGGGGGGCACTCCGCCCCCCGGCGCGTCGTCAGCGACCCTCGAAGACCGGCTTCTCCTTGGCGACGAAGGCCATGGTGGCTGACCGGTGGTCGGTGGTGGCACCGCAGATCGACTGGGCCTGCGCCTCGGCGGCCAGGGCGTCGGCGAGGGTGCCGGCGTCCGCGATGGAGAGCTGCCGTTTGATCGCCCCGTACGCGATGGTCGGGCCAGCCGCCAACCGGGCGGCCAACTCCTGCGCGGCCGGCAGCACCTCCTCGTCGGTCGCGACCAGCCGGTTGAGCAGTCCGAGCTGGTGGGCTTCCGCCGCCCGTACCGGCTCGGCGAGCATCAGCAGCTCGACGGCCTTGGCGTGGCCGACGAGCCGGGGCAGCGTCCAGGAGGCGCCGGTGTCAGCCGCGAGCCCGACCTTGGCGAACGCCATGAGAAAGCTGGTGGAGGGCCCGCCGACGCGGATGTCGGCGAGGAAGGCCAGCGACGCGCCCGCCCCGGCGGCCATGCCACCCACGGCGGCGACGACAGGTTTGGGGAGGCCCGCCAGCCGGGCGGCGATCGGGTTGTAGTGCGTTCCCACGGTGTCCAGTGGATTACCCTCGCTGGACTCGAGCGTCCGTACGTGCTCACGCAGGTCCTGACCGGCGCTGAACGAACCCCCCGACCCGGCCAGCACCACCGCTCGGCAGCTCCGGTCGTTCTCCAACTCGGTCAGGGCGTCCCGGAACGCCTCCTTCAGTGCCGCGTCGAGCGCGTTCATGGCCGTGGGCCGGTTCAGGGTGAGGGTGACGACGGCGTCGGTGTGGTCGATGAGGAGTGGCTCGGTCACGGTGTCAATGACCCTTCTGTCCAATGATGCGGTAACCGGCGTCGAGACAGGCCTCGACGTAGCGGTCGGCGGCCGGCCGCAGCCGGGCCGCGTGGCGGTCGAAGAAGCTGCCCGCGGCGGTGCCCGGCCAGCGCTCGGGTAGCAGCGCCGGCGGCAGCTGCGGGTCCCGGAACAGGAAGGTACGCCAGGCGTGTACGAGCCGGAATCGGGCGGCGTACGCCTCTTCGTCGGGACTGCGTACGGTGACCCCGGCAAGCAGCGCCCGCTGCTCGGCGACGAATTGTTCGTATGCCTGGCCGATCTCGGCCAGGTCCCAGGCGCGGCGGACGACGCCCATCGCTCCCGGCGTGCCGGCCGCGTGCGCCGCGGTGAACCGCTCGTAGCGCACCCCCGCTTCGTCGAGGAGCAGGTCAACGTCCTCGCCCGGTCGGGTGGCCACCCACGTGCACTCGTCGAGCATGCCGTAGCCGAGGAAGCTCAGGTTCGCGGCGAGGCGCTGCCGTTCCCGGCGGGCGGCCGGTGCCGCCACGACGAGCAGGTCGAAGCGCCCGTCCCAGCCGGTTTTGCCGGTGCGGTAGATCCGCGTGGCCGCCTCGTCCAACCGGCGTGCGGCTTTCGGGGTGATCGAGTAACCGGGTCCGGTGGCCATCCGGAGGGGTTCGAGCCAGCCCTGGCGCACCATCCGGGAGACCGCCGTCCGTACTGCTGGCGGTGCGATGCCCAGTGGTGCCAGCAGCTTGACCAGGGCAGCGACCTGCGCCCGGCCACCTCGGGGCCGGAGGTGGTCACCGTACAGGTCGAAGAGTGCCGACCGTGCCTGCATGACCGCACATTGTGACAGGCCTTCTCGGGATAAGCTAGGTTCTGTTACATCAATACTGCCTCGGTTTGGGTCCGGCGGTGTTCATCAGGGAAAATCGTTGGTCGACACCCCGGTGAAGGTTGCGGGTGGTCGTGGCGAAGTGGCTGTGGGGCAACCCACCGACCCTGGTTCAGGTCTGAGGGGAGACAACATGGCGGCGATGAAGCCGCGGACGGGCGACGGTCCGCTGGAAGTCACCAAGGAGGGCCGGGGCATCGTCATGCGAGTCCCGCTGGAGGGCGGTGGCCGGCTCGTCGTCGAGATGACTCCGGACGAGGCCAACGCGCTCGGTGACGCGCTGAGGGCGGCTGCCGGCTGAGTACGGACCGTCCGCGCCTTGCGTGGACGGTCCAACCGCCTCCTGATCCACCGGCGTTCGCTCGCCGGTGGCCGTAGGCGTGCTGAAGCGGGACAGCGCGGCGGTGGCCGCCTGGGACTCGGGGCGGCCACCGCCGGTCGTCAACCGACCCGTCGTGGCGCCCCCGGCAGCCGCTTTGCGGAATTTTCCCTGTCCTGCGGAGGTCACTCCGCAGGCTTCTCCTGGAAGGTACGGCGTCGCGTGCTCGCCATCCGTCTACTCGCCGAGCCTGAGCGGCTCGATGTCCTGGCCCTGCCCGTCCGACCTGCCGCCGAGGCGGAACCGTCGGCTCAGCCGGTGCCCGTCGCGGCGGTACTGCCGGACGGTGTCGCCGACGAACTCGCTGCGCTGGTGCCGGTCGCACAACTGGGTGGTGATGCCGGCCAGACCTGGACCCAGGTCCGACCCGGACGGGTGCCGGCCCGGCTGCTTCCGTTCGGCATCGGGGCCGGTGACGAGGCGGCCTGGCGGAGGGCCGGGGCCGCCCTCGCCCGAACGGCGGCCGGTACGGAGCACGTCACGCTCCTGCTACCGGCGACTGCCACCCCGGCGGCTGTACGGGGGCTGGTGGAAGGGCTGCTGCTGGCGTCGTACCGGTTCCGGCTCGGCGCCGACCGGGCCGCACCCGCTCTTTCCGCGGTTGACCTGGTGGCGCAGGATCCGGCGGACTACGTCGACGTCGTCGCAAGCGCCCGCACCACCGCGGAGATGACCCGACTCGCCCGCGACCTGGTGAACATGCCCTCGTCGGTGAAGAACCCGGAATGGTTCGCCGGGCAGGTGGCCGACGCCGCGGCCGGTGTCCCCGACCTGCACCTGCGGGTCCGGGAACCGGATGAGCTGGCCGCCGCGGGCTTTGGCGGGATCATCGCGGTGGGCGCCGGCTCCGCCAACGGTCCCCGTCTGGTTGAGCTGGACTGGCGACCGGCCGGGGCGCGGATGCACGTCGTGCTGGTCGGCAAGGGGATCACCTTTGACACCGGGGGAATCTCGATCAAGCCCCGGGCCGGCATGAAGCTCATGCGTAAGGACATGGGCGGTGCGGCGGCGGTGGTGGCAGCCACGTTGGGGGCGGCCATGCTGCGGTTGCCGGTCCGGGTCACCACCCTCGCCCCACTCGCCGAGAACATGGTCAGCGGCGCCGCGTTCCGGCCGGGCGACGTCATCCGTCACTACGGCGGCGCGACCAGTGAAACCACCAACTCCGATGCCGAGGGCCGGCTGGTCCTCGCCGATGCGCTCGCCTACGCCGTACGGGAACACCAGCCCGACCTGCTCGTCGATCTGGCCACGCTGACCGGTGCGAACGCGGTGGCGCTGGGCAAGCGGACCGCCGCCCTGTACAGCGAGGACGACCGCCTCGCCGGGGACCTGTTGGCGGCGGTCGACGCGGCCGGTGAAGCGGCGTGGCGGATGCCGCTCCCGACCGACTACGTCGACTACCTGAGCAGCGATCTCGCCGATCTGTACAGCGCGCCTGACCAGGGAGCCGGGTCGGTGGTGGCGGCACTGTACCTGCGCGAGTTCCTCGGCGAGCTGCGGGACCGATGGGTGCATGTCGACATGTCGGCGCCGTCCTGGACGGAAGGGGGGGACGCGGAGTTGACCCCGGGCGCCACCGGCTGGGGAGTCCGTTCGCTCCTGCGCTGGCTGGACACGCTCGGCTGACCCGGGTCGATCCGCTCCGGGTCGGTGTGGCGACCTGCCCGCCCTGCTGGAGTTCCGGTGGTCCGCCGGAGCTCCGGCGGACCACCGGCGTCCGGTCGCCTAGCAGCGCACCGCGGTGAGTAGTCCGTGGCCGACCGGGAGTAGGGCGGGAATCCAGTACTCGGACTCCCGGATTGCCTTGATCGTCTCCCGGGTGGTCACCGTCTCCACGTCCCGGGCGGCGGGGTCGGCTATCCGGCCGTCGGCCAGGACGCCGTTGAGGGCGAGCACTCCACCCGGTCGGAGTAGCCGGTGGGCGGCCTCCACGCAGGAGGCCAAGCCAGTTGCCTCGGTGTCGACGAACACCAGGTCGTATGCACCGTCGGCGAGGCGTGGCAGGACGTCCAGCGCCCGACCGGTAATGATCCGGCTTCGGCCGGAGGGGAAGCCGGCCTCGGTGAAGACCCGGCGGGCGATGCGCTGATGCTCGATCTCACCGTCGATCGTGGTCAGCACTCCGTCGGGGCGCATGCCGCGCAGCAGCCAGACACCGCTGACACCGGTGCCGGTGCCGATCTCTACCACCGCGCGTGCGTTGCCCGCGGCGGCCAGCAGCCGCAGGGCCGCACCCGCACCGGGGGTCACCGCCTCGAGGCCGACCTCGTGGGCGAGCGTGCGGGCGGTGCGCAGTACGAGATCCTCGGTCACGTATGACTCGGCGAGCTGTAGAGCCTGGGCTGAAGAGCCGGAATTGGCGACCGTGGCGATGGGGCACCTCCGGACGGCGTTCGGGTCGGAGCGGGTTCCGGGTGCTGCGGCAGCACGATCGGAACACGCCCTTCAGGGGTGAGTGGGGCACTGTGAGCCTAGAGGCGATGTGCACGGGGCGCAGCCGGGCGTCCCAG comes from Salinispora tropica CNB-440 and encodes:
- a CDS encoding potassium channel family protein — its product is MIHFPAQRRDPLSALSLRLAAALGLILASVAVVWLDRDGYRDANRDSAGLSLLDCFYYVVVSLSTTGYGDIAPVSESARLLNVLYITPARVIFLIILVGTTLEVLTEQYRTGLRLSRWRRAVKDHVIICGYGTKGRSAISALLENGFDKSRIVVVERSGAALRQATSAGLVAIEGSATRSATLNEAHIRTAKAVIIATDSDDAAVLVALTVRQLTAGQVRIIAAAREAENAPLLKQSGAHHVIVSSATAGRLLGLSTSAPPLIEVVEDLLTPGQGMALAMRSAERHEVGRSPRELDTLVIALVRRGKVVTLADRAGGVIETGDMLVHVRDDRRTSTPVS
- a CDS encoding 2-oxoacid:ferredoxin oxidoreductase subunit beta, which codes for MSEPVALKLTAKDFKSNQEVRWCPGCGDYAILAAVQSFMPELNIPRERIVFVSGIGCSSRFPYYMNTYGIHSIHGRAPAIATGLSATRPDLSVWVVTGDGDALSIGGNHLIHALRRNVNLKILLFNNRIYGLTKGQYSPTSEVGKVTKSTPVGSADAPFNPLSLALGAEATFVARTIDSDRKHLQSVLRAAAEHEGSAFVEIYQNCNIFNDGAFEQLKGPATRDDALIRLEHNQPITFGRDGQFCVVHPPGGFGLEVRDTAATAAEEIVIHDATVADPAYAFALSRLPGLDLRNTPIGVFRSVRRPSYDSVVQEQLDAARATVTETREQQFAGLLHSGDTWTIN
- a CDS encoding 2-oxoacid:acceptor oxidoreductase subunit alpha; the protein is MTKKIRQLDRVVIRFAGDSGDGMQLTGDRFTSETAQLGNDISTLPNFPAEIRAPAGTLPGVSSFQVHFADYDILTPGDSPNVLVAMNPAALKANLADLPRGADIIVNTDEFTRRNLTKVGYQTNPLEDDSLAGYTVHPVALTSMTVGALADHEVSKKDAERAKNMFALGLLSWMYSRPYESTLRFLERKFAARPELVEANVAAFKAGWNFGETTEDFAVRYEVKPAKMQPGTYRNITGNMALSLGLVAAGVRSELLVFLGAYPITPASDILHELSKHKRFGVLTMQAEDEIAAIGAALGASYGGALGVTTTSGPGVALKGETISLAVALELPLVIVDVQRAGPSTGMPTKTEQADLNMALFGRHGEAPVAVLAPKSPADCFYAALEAARIALTYRTPVILLSDNYVANGSEPWLLPDVESLPDLRVDFATRPNGEDGATFLPYLRDPETLARPWAVPGTPGLEHRIGGLEKADKTGDISYDPANHDLMVRTRAARIEAIPVPDLEVEDPDGDAQVLVLGWGSTYGPIGAACRGLRQRGLSVAQAHLRHLAPMPANLGEVLRSYERVVIPEMNLGQLAHVIRARYLVDAIGYNQVHGLPFTANELETMLEEVLKNV
- a CDS encoding C39 family peptidase, with product MRTDILRKTALTAAGLIATGGAIAAPATAAFAAPTTQPTAQSQRDGTRVLPVDYEAQPNFYYCGPAAARNALSVQGKDIDVDAMAERMGTTEAGTDSINDITPVLNTETGTDVYRSVEISTPMADDTQTDTLREDIIRTVDDGRAVVANIAGTATDTSGDSHSFAGGHYISVTGYRDAGDQVRIADSANPNTAEYWLTTEDLADWIATRGYSTS
- the ndhC gene encoding NADH-quinone oxidoreductase subunit A, which codes for MTGYLGSYATLGLLLLASLLFFGTAFSVNRVLRPARPAEPPGKREAYECGLDPVGGDWAQAQIRYYVYAYLYVLFAVEAVFLFPWAVIFDRRGYGLVTVVEMAIFVAVLALGILYAWRKNILRWT
- the folP gene encoding dihydropteroate synthase, with translation MADTLRLGRRTFGPGELGVMAIINRTPDSFFDRGATFGQESALRAVERAVAEGADIIDIGGVKAGPGAQVDVAEEIRRTVATIAAVRAAFPDVVISIDTWRAEVAVAAVAAGADLLNDTWSGTDPALAQVAAETGAGLVCSHAGGLTPRTRPHRVAYDDVLADVVATVTGLAERAVSLGVRPDGILIDPAHDFGKNTHHSLELTRRLDELAGTGWPLLVALSNKDFVGEALDLPPVERLEGTLAATAISAWLGARVFRAHQVQATRRVLDMVATIRGDRTPTATRRGLA